The nucleotide sequence ATATCGCCTATATTGACATCAAGAGCTTTACAGATTCTTCCTAACACATCCATGCTTACCGGTAAATCTTTACTCAACTTCGCTATTGTTGTCGATGTTAAATTCGTCATCGCCATCAGATCTTTTTTCATCATCTTTTTATCAATTAATAGTTTCCAAAGTTTATTATAACTAAATGCCATTTTAATCGCCTCCAAGCACTATTGGATGGTATTCCCAACAGGTTATTTATTATTATAGCAATTAACTATACAAATTACAATTAGTTATTTATATATATAAACTTCGGCTTTACAAACGCTTATGTTAGTTTTGTTCCAAAAATAAATGGAGATTTGCGGAGTTTCAGCGGAGTAACAGCGGAGTCATAGCCGAGGACTTCAGGTGCTCGAATTAATAAAATTTAGATAGACGGCGGAATAAAGCAGTACTTTAAGAAAAAGGAGGGTAACTC is from Anaerobranca gottschalkii DSM 13577 and encodes:
- a CDS encoding helix-turn-helix domain-containing protein, which encodes MAFSYNKLWKLLIDKKMMKKDLMAMTNLTSTTIAKLSKDLPVSMDVLGRICKALDVNIGDIVDYIDDDIPTNKTT